The genome window CCTAACGCTTGACCATGATGCGTTCGCCAGGCGTCGCAGTAGTTCTTCCCGATCGTATCGGAGTTCATCGTCGTATAGCCGAGGTTCATCGTCTTCCTCAATTTTCGGAAGCCGAAGCGGCGGAGGTATTTTCGGGTCGTCGTCCTCGAAGTCGCGTTCATCGTCGTCAAAGAAATCAACATCGTCGTCCAAGTCCACATACAGCAAGCCCAGCTCCGGTTCGACCTCTTCCGCGCCGTCTTCAAGCAGCTCGTCATCGTCTTCTTCGAGCAAATCGACCTATTCCAAATCCGGCAGTTCGTCGGCGCCAGGCTCGTCGTCTTCGTTTGATAAATCCGTCTCGTCCACCTCTGCCAAAAGGCAGTCGACATCATCATATAATGCCTACAAGGCCGAGCAGTCGAAATTCAAACAATCATCGTCTCCGTCCAGCTCCAAGTCCTATGCGGAGCAGTACGCGAACGAGCCAATTTTCAAAAACACGAAAAAACCAAACAATTTTAGCTATGACACCCACTATTCTCAGCGTAACGCCTATTACAACTCCCGCGGCTGGAGTGCGAGCCCTTGGGTGTACGCCTCCCGCCCCTCGTTCGGCATGTGGGATGCCATGTTTTTATGGATGATACTCGACAATATCGGCAGTAATCGTCATGCGGCCCAATTTGCCCACAATCACGCCAATGATCCCGGCTACCAGGAATGGCGTGCCGAGGCTGATAAACTTGCCGCAGACAACGCCGAACTCAAGGCCAAGCTCAATGAACTCGACAAAGAGACCGGACAAATATCCGGCCCGGCCGATCCGTCCTATCTCCCGTCGGACACGCCAGCCGATGTGGCCTTGTCGGCCGATGCCCTCGCCGCCAAAGCCGATCAAGCTCCCGTATTACGCGTTGCGACCGGTTCCAAATCGGGCAATTATTATTACTTCGGCACGCTTCTCCAACAAGGAGAAGTCGGCATTGACATTCAGCTTCTCAATACCTCCGGTTCATTCGACAATCTCAAGCTCCTCCACACAGGTAAAGCCGATGCCGGTCTTGTGCAGTCCGATGCCTTCATCATGTATAAGAAACTCTATCCCGATTCGAAACTCGTTTCCGAACAGGCCGCGCTGTATCCTGAAGCCATCCAAATGATCGCCAATCGCAATGCCGGCGTTTCGTCGGTCAAGGATATCAATCCGAAAAAACATGTGCTCTACATCGGTCCCAAGGGATCGGGAACGGCGATGACCTGGGAAGGCCTGTGCCGCGAGGATGCCTCCTATGCTGCCATTCCCGTGGAATACATGGATTACGACACCGCTCTGGAAAAAGTTGCAAACAACGACAACGCCATCATGATGTTCGTTTCTGGTCTGCGCAGTCCCCTGCTCGACAAAGCTGAAGCTATGGCTAAAAATGACGCGCCGCTGCGGCTCGTGGCCGTGGATGACTGGGATTTCAATGACGAAACCGATGAAAACGGGAATAGCATTTATACGTTCGTCACCATTCCGGGCAATATCTATCCCTACCTTCAACGCGGCTGGCTGTTCAGTGGCGCCGTCGAAACACTGGCCGTGGAAGCCATTTTCGTTGTTCGCACCGAATGGGTAAAAGAAAGCGGCATGCAAGCCCTTGATGCCCTGACCTTTCAGCTCACGCAGGCGCAACCCGAAATGCTGCGGCGTGCCGGAATTCAATAGGTAACGAAGAAGATTTCGCCTGCGGCGATCCGAGGGAGGGAGAGCGGGGAGAAACCCCTTTTGAGGAAAGCGGTTTCTCCCCGCTCTCCCTCCCCCGGAACCCCCTTCCTCTCACCCCTCTTCCGCAAACCTCTTTAACGAAATGCTTGGTAAAACGGTGATACACGAAGGGATCGCGTGAGAGAGAATTTGGGGAAAACGTATTCTCTTTTCTGATGCAATATACACATGACAACAACTGGAGTAACCATGTCTTCGTTTCGACTTTTCAAAAAAATTGCCGGGAAAAAAGCAGCAGCCTTGAAGGATGGATTATTTGGCATCCCCACAGGCAACCCGACGAGAGTGGACGCGGACGCACCGCTGGGTTTACACCTCGGCGGCAAGGTACAACTCGACCAGACGCCCTTGATTCTCGGGGGAGACAACCTCGTGATAGAGCCCTATGCGCCGGAAATGGTTATTTCAGCGATGGGCACCGTTTCCTGGGCAGGAAATACGGTCTATCGTTTTTATCTGGAAGATGACGACGATAACCATGCCATGCTACAAATTGTTCCCGATGCAAAAAGCACACGGCCGGATGCCATTAGCGAATGCCGCATTTTTGTCAGTCATGACACAATCTATCCGGGCAGCTCAGAGGATTGGGACTTCTGGCTCAATGAAGAATCCGGCCTCCTCGGATGGCGTGGTTTCGCTATTGACGGCATGGAGTACGCACGTATGTGGGGCGACCGCAACCAGGAGCGGTTCACGCCGGTCATCTTTACGGAGACTATCGCTTCCGATCCCGTCGCCGCTGATCCCGATGTCGTGGAGCACGCTTGCATGCTGTACAGTCGTCTCATTTCCAAAGACCCTGAGCTGGCCGAATTCGCATTGGTCTCCGTGGAATCCGATAACGACGAGACCGCCATTCACATCATGCTCGGCCTCAATCTCAATCCAATTTCTGTCAAAACCATCTATTGATTTCTGGCAAATCGTGATTATTCCTTTACGTTCATGCCGGCAGCTGGAGCACCCGTGAGAAGTGATTGATGATTTTCTGCAGTCATTCTGCAGCGCTGCCGGAGGCAATTTACGCCATTTTTTCCAGCACCTGTTTGAGAACAAGGAGGAAAGTGTGAGTTTTTTTCAGTTCGTCAAGAATTTCGGCAAACAAAAGGCCCAGGATGCGGGCAAATCCATTGTCCAGTCATTGGCATCGTGGGATCCTGAAGCCGCTTCGGCCGCTGAAATCGAATCCATGGAAGAACGACTCAACAGCCTGACGCAAAAAGTTGCCGAAGCTCGGCAAAGCTACCAAAAAGAAAAGAAAGAGGCCGATGAAATTGAAGCGCTCTACAATCAGCGCCTCAAAGCAGCGGAAATTCTCCAGGAAAAGCTGACCGCCGATCCGGGCAACAGCCAGATTGAAACCGCCATGGAACAGGTCGTGGCCACGCTGGAAGAGATGCAGCCCGATATCGAACGCGAAATCCAGGAAGCCGAAGAGGCCAAAGCTTTCATGCAGGAACTTGAAGACGTTGCAAAAATTGCAGCCGACAAGCTCAAGACCGCTCGAAAGACCCTGGACGCCGCCAAACGCGATATGGAACGTGCCAAAATCCGCGAAGGTCAGGCCAAGGAACAATCGGAACGCGCCGCCGAACTCGCCGGTCTGCGCAAACAGTCCGACGACCTGGGCAGCGCCCTGGACGCCATGCGCCGCGAAGCCGATAAAGCTAATGCCCAGGCCGACGCCGCCCGCACAAAAGCCAAACTCTTGGCACCCACCAAGCAGGAAACCGTCGGCAACGACGCTCTCGCCGAAGCCATGAAAGAAGCCGCCGGCGAACCGGCAAAGCCGACCGCCATATCCGATCGATTGGCGGCGTTGAAGCGGAAGTAACGCCAAGCAATACCAACATATTGTCAATCTCAAGACGCCCTTGTATGAGGGCGTCTTTTTTTCTGAATCTCGACCCTTTTGGTTCCGACCGTATTCCCTCATCCGCAACAATTGTCTTCGTATTCACAGGCTCTTGCCAACGTTCCATCAAACAATCACACAAAAAATTCGGACTTGCCGTTTCAATAGTATTGAATAAAATGATCCGGAAATATCGATTCAATATATCTGGAGGAATGCCGTGTCTAATCCCTTCACCATTGAACGACTTTCGACACAGGCCGCGTTCTGTGATCGCCAAGACGAGCTGACGACCTTCGAGCGCTATGCTGAGGATAATCTCAAGGTCGTCCTGTTTTCGCCCCGTCGTTTTGGCAAAACATCGTTGCTTCTTCGGGTGCAAGACCGACTCATGAAGAAAGGGTTTGTGTGTGCGTACGCGGACTTTTCGACCGTCACCACGGTGCGAGGCGTTGCTGAAGAAATCATGCAAGGATTGTTTTCGGCACTTCACCGCAAAGAATCGCTGTTGGAAAAAGGGACGCGGTATCTACGCGTATTGACCACGTTCAAACCGATCGTGAAAATCAGTGAAACCGGCTACAAGTTGACGGTGGCTCCGGATACCAACCTGGATGACATCACCCTGTTTCGTCAAACAGTGAAAGAGCTGGCAGCTTTTGTGACCAATCATGATGTGCGGTGTTGCTTTATCATGGATGAATTTCAGGAGCTGACAAGACTGCGTGAGACGGCTGAATTGGAAGGTATTCTCCGGTCAAACATTCAAGGCGTTCCGGCGAGTTTCTTTTTTCTGGGCAGTCGGCGAAGCGTCTTACTGGCCATGTTCAACGATAAAAAACGACCGTTTTTCAAACTCGCTCGTAACGAAGAATTGGCACCACTCCCGGAAGACGATGTCGTCGTGTTTCTTCAGGAACAGTTCACCCAAGCCGGCAAAACCATTCCCGAAGACATCGCACGACGTATTGCGATGCATTCCAGAGGTCATGCCTACTATATGCAATATGTCGCGCAAGAGCTCTTCTACATGGCAGACACAGAGGCCACGCTGAAAGACCTGGAGCGCGCAGAAGAGGCCGTCTTGGCCAAAGAACAGTACGGTTTTGCCGGCATCATCCAAGGCCTGCCTCTGCAACAGCTTCGCCTTCTCAAGACTTTGGCCCAACAGAAGGAAGGCAAGCTCACGAGTGCGCGTTTTATCGGTCGTTCGGAAATGGCCGCCTCAACCATTGTCGACGCACAACACAAGCTGTTGGAACAAGATCTCATTGAAAAAGATGCGTCTGGTGCCTACCGCGTTGTCGATCCCTTTCTGGCACGGTGGCTCACGGGCGTTGATCGCTGAATATCATCAACGTTTTTTGGGAATAACATGTCCCCTCCGGAAACACCGGAGGGGACATGTTATGAGAACGTTTCCCGTTTATGTAAAACAATTTGAGATTCCGGCAGATATATCGTTCATTTCAATCCACACTGTAACCATCTAAAGTTTTTGAAGATTATCAAGAAACTTTTTCCAAAAAGTTTCTTGATCCGCCGGAGGCATTCTTCCGCTTCACTGCAAAACGCTCTAAACCGTAATATTCCAAATATCCCGACAATAATCCCGAATCGAACGATCCGACGAGAAGAAGCCGGCACGGGCGACATTGAGAATGGACATGCGCGTCCAGTGGTCCTGATCAGCCCAGGCATTGACGACGTCGTTTTGCGCTTTGGCAAAGGAATCAAAATCTGCCAAGACAAGATAATCATCCTGGTAGAGCAGGTTATCAACGAGCGGACGGAAGACATCTTTATCTCCCTTGGAGAAGACGCCGCCAGCGATCTGGTCCAGAGCTTCCATAATAACTGGATCGGACTCGGCAATCGCACGCGGATTGTACCCGTGCCGTTTGATGTCTTTGACTTCATTCGTCGTGTGACCAAACAGGAAAAAGTTCTCTGCGCCGACGCGTTCCCGGATTTCGACGTTGGCCCCGTCGAGTGTTCCCAGAGTCAGTGCGCCGTTCAGGGTAAATTTCATATTCCCTGTTCCCGATGCTTCCTTGCCGGCCATGGAAATCTGTAAGGAGACATCGGCCGCCGGGTAGATCATCTGCCCGTTTTTCACATTGAAATTCGGAACAAATACGAGCTTCAGCCGCCCATCCACATCGGGGTCGTTGTCGACCACGTCGGCTACGGCATTGATGAGCTGAATAATGAGCTTGGCCATGTAATATCCGGGCGCGGCCTTCCCGCCATAGAGAATCGTGCGAGGCGTCCAATCCCGACCCGGATCACGCTTGATCGCATTATACAGCGTAATGGCATGCAAAGCGCTCAAGTGCTGACGTTTGTATTCATGGATACGTTTGACAAGAACCTGCAACATGCTGTCTGGGTTGATGTCTGCTCCCGTGCGCTGCTTCACGGCATCGGCAAGCAAAATTTTGTTTTCCTGCTTCACCGCATGCCAGGCCATTCGGAATTGTTCTTTTTCAACCAGTGTTTCCAGCTTGGGTAAGGAACTTTCAAGACATTTCAAGCAATCCGTACCAAGGGTATCTGCAAACAAGTCCGATAACCCAGGATTAGATTGCCCTACCCATCGTCGCGGAGTCACGCCATTGGTCACGTTATAGAACTTTTTCGGCCACAGTGCATAAAAGTCTCGGAGTACATCGGTTTTCACCAACTCTGAATGGAGTGCAGCCACGCCGTTCACCGCTCGACTCCCCACAAACGCAAGATGCGCCATCCGAATATACCGTGGTCCGGTTTCGTCAATGAGAGACAATCGTTTCACAAGTTCTTCATCACCTGGCGCCATGTCGGCCACGACCTCGAGAAAACGGCGATTGATCTCGTATATGATTTCCAAATGTCGAGGAAGCATCTGAGCAAATAAAGGGATTGCCCACCGTTCTAAGGCTTCGGGTAAGAGTGTATGGTTCGTGTAGCAAAATGTCTTCGTGGTCGTGTTCCAGGCCGTGTCCCAATCCATGTCATACTCATCGACGAACAACCGCATGAGTTCAGCCACGGCAATAGAGGGATGTGTGTCGTTGAGTTGGATCGTGAACTGTTCATGGAAAGCTTCGAGTGGTTTCTCCAATGCTTTTTGCATGCGAATCATATCTTGCAACGAACAGGACACGAAAAAATACTGCTGAGCCAAGCGTAAACGCTTCCCGATTTCCGGTTCATCATTGGGATACAGAATTTTCGAAAGCGTTTCCGAAATAACTTTATCTTGTACAGCACCGAAATAATCACCCTGATTAAAAGCCTCGAAATCAAGGCCTTCCACCGCTTCGGACCGCCACAATCGCAGAATATCGCAGGTTTCACTCCGGTAGCCGACAACCGGAATATCCATTGCCACTCCCCGAATTTTTCCTCCAGGATTCCAGCGTACCCGTACGGCGCCATCGTCAGTCGTATACGCTTCGGTTGTCCCTTCGAACGCAACGTCATAGTGAATATCATGACGATGCATCCCCCAGGGGTTTCCTTGAGCCAGCCATTTATCGGCCATTTCGACTTGGCGACCATCCTGAATTTGCTGACGAAACATGCCGAACTCGTAGTAGATGCCGTATCCCACGGCGAGTACATCCAACGTGGCCATGGAATCCATGAAACAGGCTGCTAAACGCCCAAGTCCACCATTTCCCAATCCGGGTTCGTTTTCCTGCATGATGATTTCGTCAAGATCTTGTCCCAACAGTGCCAGCGCATGTCGCATCGGTTCAAGAAGATCAAGATCGAGCAAGTTGGCTCCTAGCTGTGGACCAATGAGAAACTCCGCGGAAAGATATGCAACAATCCGACGGTTTTCCCCATCCACGATACGGTCAAGTGTCTTCATCCACTTGCCAAGCATGTGGTCACGCACCGTATAGGCGACAGCCATAAACCAATCACGCGGTTGAGCAATCACCGGGTGTTGAGCAAGATTATAGTACAGATTATCTAAAACAGCCTGTTTTATTTCTTCGGGATGCGTTCCAAGCCGCACATCATTACATCGGTCATCCTCTGCGATAGCCTTGTTCATGTCTGCTGTCTCCACGATATGTAAAATTGCTGGAAGTACATACAGTCTGTTTCTCTCTACAGAAAACGACAGTATGCCGAGCATGTTTCAGCATTCTACTCCTATGCCTCTGGAGACGAATTGCGTCAAGAAAACAAAAAAAGTCCCACCTACACACAGGTGGGACTTGAAGCTGTCGAAGAGAAGGCGACATCACGCCGCCTCATTCATGCATCGAGTTATTGCGCTTGCGGTCGGCATGCCGCACCACAGCAGCCACCGGATAAAAATTCACTGTATGTATAGAGAATGCGCCCTTCACGATTCGCGGCCTCTTCATTGAGCGGTTCAACCGGGGCATTACGGGCGAGTGTCATCGCCTCTTCATAGCTAGGAATGACGCGAGTTCCTCCTTCGGCCAAGGTATGACTCGACGCGGTTTCGAGCAAGACGGCTTCTTTCGTATCCGTCACCAATGCCAGCGGCGCAGGCTTCGGTGCGAAAAGTCGGGCCGAGGCAAGCGTTTCACGAATATATGATCCGACGGACCCCGAACAGAAAATAATGATCATCAGAGGGTCGCCCGACGGGTCATAGGCCGCAAGGTCAACCATACGTGTGTAATCTTGATTTTCAACGGGAAAACACACTCCTGTTTTTGCAACAAGAGCTGCCTTCGGATAGCCTTTTTCTTCCACAAGCAACCGCGCCAACGCCTGCCGAAACTCTTCATACGACGTTTCTTCAATCGATTCGCCGGTGAGGTAATCCTCTATCGTACGCCCTAGGCTTTCTTCGTGCATGGCCTTCTCCTGTCAAACTCGTCGTTGTGCAACCTGCTTTTCTTTATAAGTCTCTATCCGGAAAGTGCAATGAGGGCGACGCCGGCAACCATAAGTCCAGCGCCGGGAAGGCGATGCCGCAACCCCTGTTCTTTAAAAAACAACGCGCCAAAAAGCACACCGAAAATTGCATTCATACGTTTTACGGCAATAACATACGGCACAATGGCCAATGTGAGAGCATACATCTGGGCCATGATCGATGTCGACTCCAACATGCCCATGGCGAGAAACGGCAAGGGACGATGAAGCAACACGTGCAATTTGTCACGGCTTCGAAGAAGAACCAATGGTGTCAAAATCAAACAGACGCCTGAGAAAACAGAAAACAACCAGAACAAAGGATCACTGTCGCGTATGCCAATTTTATCAATATTGGCGGAAATACTCCACAGGAGCGCGACGATAAGCATATATCGTGGGCCACGCTCTCGGACAATGGCTGTTAGTGGAGCAAGCAGTCCCCGCTTCCGTTCACCAAGATTCAGAACATAAGATCCCACCACGATGAACACCACACCGAAAAGTCCTGTCACATCTGGAAATTCTCCAACGATAAGTGGCGATGTCACGAGCAAAAAAAGTGGTGTCGTGGTGAGCATAGGCGCACTCAATGACAAATCCGACGACTTCAGCGCCGTGGTGTACAAAATGGCGGCAATACTCAACACCACCGAGGTGATGGCGAGTGACGGCATATATCCTGGCCCAATTGATGGAATGCCGTGGAACAGAACAACAATGCCAGTAAAAAGAGAAGCAACGGCATAGTAGCTCCATGTCACCACAAGGACATCAACGGATTTGACCGTATGTTTCATCAGCACGTCTTTTAGTGCTTGGCCCAAAGCTGTGCATAATGCGAACAGGAACCACATAGTTTTACATCCCAAAAAAAGGGAGGCCATTGGCCTCCCTGTCACACAATTACATTGGCGAAAATTTACCGCCAGCCCGCCATAAAGCCAGTCGCATCGCCACCATCTCGAATATATTTAATCAGTGCGCTTCCGAACACAACCGCATCGATACTGTCTCCGAATGCCGTTAATTGTTCTGGTGTTTTAATGCCAAACCCAAGCGCCATGGGAACATTGAAATGTTTCCGAGCATCAGCGAGTTTCGCCGCGATTTCTTCCGGAAGCGTTTCTCGTACGCCAGTCGTGCCGAGCACTGAAACAAAGTAAATAAATCCCGACGCAACGGCCGCGTATTTATCCAGGCGTTCACCCGACGTATTGAGCCCAACAAGAAACACCAGATCAAGCCCATGTGCCGCCAGAGCATCTTTGAACTCTCTGGCTTCATCAAGTGGTAAATCCGGAACAATTACACCGGACACTCCAGCTTTTGCGGCGTCCCGTGCAAAATTTTTCAGGCCATATTGCAAAAACGGGTTATAATACCCCATCAGCACGATGCCTGCCGAAAGTTTCTCTTTGCGCTTTTCCAATTCAAACAGAATCCAGGACAGGCAGACTCCGTCACGCAAGCAATCCAACGATGCATTTTCTACCACCGGTCCATCGGCCACCGGATCAGAAAACGGTACCCCGATCTCAATAATATCGGCACCAGCTGCATCCAGGGCTTCCAGTTCCTGCCAGAAGCGATCCCGATCGGGAAATCCGCCCGGCAAAAACGGTATCAACGCCTTTCGGCCCTGGCTCTTGGCCTCTTCTATCTTTTTCGTCAAAAGCGACGTACTCATGGCATGGTCCTTATC of Desulfovibrio inopinatus DSM 10711 contains these proteins:
- a CDS encoding TAXI family TRAP transporter solute-binding subunit — translated: MFLWMILDNIGSNRHAAQFAHNHANDPGYQEWRAEADKLAADNAELKAKLNELDKETGQISGPADPSYLPSDTPADVALSADALAAKADQAPVLRVATGSKSGNYYYFGTLLQQGEVGIDIQLLNTSGSFDNLKLLHTGKADAGLVQSDAFIMYKKLYPDSKLVSEQAALYPEAIQMIANRNAGVSSVKDINPKKHVLYIGPKGSGTAMTWEGLCREDASYAAIPVEYMDYDTALEKVANNDNAIMMFVSGLRSPLLDKAEAMAKNDAPLRLVAVDDWDFNDETDENGNSIYTFVTIPGNIYPYLQRGWLFSGAVETLAVEAIFVVRTEWVKESGMQALDALTFQLTQAQPEMLRRAGIQ
- a CDS encoding DUF2491 family protein gives rise to the protein MSSFRLFKKIAGKKAAALKDGLFGIPTGNPTRVDADAPLGLHLGGKVQLDQTPLILGGDNLVIEPYAPEMVISAMGTVSWAGNTVYRFYLEDDDDNHAMLQIVPDAKSTRPDAISECRIFVSHDTIYPGSSEDWDFWLNEESGLLGWRGFAIDGMEYARMWGDRNQERFTPVIFTETIASDPVAADPDVVEHACMLYSRLISKDPELAEFALVSVESDNDETAIHIMLGLNLNPISVKTIY
- a CDS encoding AAA family ATPase, with the protein product MSNPFTIERLSTQAAFCDRQDELTTFERYAEDNLKVVLFSPRRFGKTSLLLRVQDRLMKKGFVCAYADFSTVTTVRGVAEEIMQGLFSALHRKESLLEKGTRYLRVLTTFKPIVKISETGYKLTVAPDTNLDDITLFRQTVKELAAFVTNHDVRCCFIMDEFQELTRLRETAELEGILRSNIQGVPASFFFLGSRRSVLLAMFNDKKRPFFKLARNEELAPLPEDDVVVFLQEQFTQAGKTIPEDIARRIAMHSRGHAYYMQYVAQELFYMADTEATLKDLERAEEAVLAKEQYGFAGIIQGLPLQQLRLLKTLAQQKEGKLTSARFIGRSEMAASTIVDAQHKLLEQDLIEKDASGAYRVVDPFLARWLTGVDR
- a CDS encoding glycogen/starch/alpha-glucan phosphorylase, which translates into the protein MNKAIAEDDRCNDVRLGTHPEEIKQAVLDNLYYNLAQHPVIAQPRDWFMAVAYTVRDHMLGKWMKTLDRIVDGENRRIVAYLSAEFLIGPQLGANLLDLDLLEPMRHALALLGQDLDEIIMQENEPGLGNGGLGRLAACFMDSMATLDVLAVGYGIYYEFGMFRQQIQDGRQVEMADKWLAQGNPWGMHRHDIHYDVAFEGTTEAYTTDDGAVRVRWNPGGKIRGVAMDIPVVGYRSETCDILRLWRSEAVEGLDFEAFNQGDYFGAVQDKVISETLSKILYPNDEPEIGKRLRLAQQYFFVSCSLQDMIRMQKALEKPLEAFHEQFTIQLNDTHPSIAVAELMRLFVDEYDMDWDTAWNTTTKTFCYTNHTLLPEALERWAIPLFAQMLPRHLEIIYEINRRFLEVVADMAPGDEELVKRLSLIDETGPRYIRMAHLAFVGSRAVNGVAALHSELVKTDVLRDFYALWPKKFYNVTNGVTPRRWVGQSNPGLSDLFADTLGTDCLKCLESSLPKLETLVEKEQFRMAWHAVKQENKILLADAVKQRTGADINPDSMLQVLVKRIHEYKRQHLSALHAITLYNAIKRDPGRDWTPRTILYGGKAAPGYYMAKLIIQLINAVADVVDNDPDVDGRLKLVFVPNFNVKNGQMIYPAADVSLQISMAGKEASGTGNMKFTLNGALTLGTLDGANVEIRERVGAENFFLFGHTTNEVKDIKRHGYNPRAIAESDPVIMEALDQIAGGVFSKGDKDVFRPLVDNLLYQDDYLVLADFDSFAKAQNDVVNAWADQDHWTRMSILNVARAGFFSSDRSIRDYCRDIWNITV
- a CDS encoding type I restriction enzyme HsdR N-terminal domain-containing protein; protein product: MHEESLGRTIEDYLTGESIEETSYEEFRQALARLLVEEKGYPKAALVAKTGVCFPVENQDYTRMVDLAAYDPSGDPLMIIIFCSGSVGSYIRETLASARLFAPKPAPLALVTDTKEAVLLETASSHTLAEGGTRVIPSYEEAMTLARNAPVEPLNEEAANREGRILYTYSEFLSGGCCGAACRPQAQ
- a CDS encoding EamA family transporter, whose translation is MWFLFALCTALGQALKDVLMKHTVKSVDVLVVTWSYYAVASLFTGIVVLFHGIPSIGPGYMPSLAITSVVLSIAAILYTTALKSSDLSLSAPMLTTTPLFLLVTSPLIVGEFPDVTGLFGVVFIVVGSYVLNLGERKRGLLAPLTAIVRERGPRYMLIVALLWSISANIDKIGIRDSDPLFWLFSVFSGVCLILTPLVLLRSRDKLHVLLHRPLPFLAMGMLESTSIMAQMYALTLAIVPYVIAVKRMNAIFGVLFGALFFKEQGLRHRLPGAGLMVAGVALIALSG
- the trpA gene encoding tryptophan synthase subunit alpha, with the protein product MSTSLLTKKIEEAKSQGRKALIPFLPGGFPDRDRFWQELEALDAAGADIIEIGVPFSDPVADGPVVENASLDCLRDGVCLSWILFELEKRKEKLSAGIVLMGYYNPFLQYGLKNFARDAAKAGVSGVIVPDLPLDEAREFKDALAAHGLDLVFLVGLNTSGERLDKYAAVASGFIYFVSVLGTTGVRETLPEEIAAKLADARKHFNVPMALGFGIKTPEQLTAFGDSIDAVVFGSALIKYIRDGGDATGFMAGWR